In one window of Nicotiana tabacum cultivar K326 chromosome 12, ASM71507v2, whole genome shotgun sequence DNA:
- the LOC142166811 gene encoding uncharacterized protein LOC142166811 produces MGFKRNDFPLIKAFIAMVKIQFKSFVQIIRSDNAFELGSSNYGNEFFIENGIIHQTSCPHTPQQNGVIERKHRYLLETLRALLFHSHLPIKFLGDCVLTATYLINRFPSKLLNNKTPFELLFGQPPSYNHIKTFGCLCFTTVPKYHRDKFQPRADPCVFLGYPLAKKGYKLYNLKTKLTLISRDVVFHEIFPFAPSFKQPSAPPPLNPVPSWSLLVDNSLYDPPYPHQSPVLSPSTSVSPSPPSQTSASFPSQPSTSSHTPPAPRRSSRTHIPPAHLKQYVCNLPPSLFGLHSLVNTVEIEPGSYQQAASIPAWQEAMWKEFEALEANHTWSIVQLPPGKKPIDWLLGVTPRLRVWTSMKYSHLMSNFSLLTST; encoded by the coding sequence ATGGGATTCAAGAGAAATGATTTTCCTCTTATCAAGGCTTTCATTGCCATGGTCAAAATACAGTTCAAATCATTTGTACAAATTATTAGAAGTGATAATGCCTTTGAGCTTGGCTCCAGTAACTATGGCAATGAATTCTTTATTGAAAATGGAATAATTCACCAAACTTCTTGTCCTcacacaccacaacaaaatggtgtgatTGAAAGAAAACATAGGTATCTTTTAGAAACCTTAAGAGCCCTACTTTTCCATTCTCACTTACCTATTAAATTCCTAGGAGATTGTGTGCTTACTGCTACATACCTTATCAACAGGTTCCCTTCTAAGCTTCTTAACAATAAAACACCCTTTGAACTACTGTTTGGGCAACCTCCTTCTTATAATCATATTAAAACATTTGGTTGTCTATGTTTTACCACAGTTCctaagtaccatagggacaagttTCAGCCTAGAGCTGACCCTTGTGTATTCCTGGGATATCCATTGGCTAAGAAGGGATATAAGCTATACAATTTGAAAACTAAGCTTACTTTGATATCCAGAGATGTAGTTTTCCATGAAATTTTTCCCTTTGCTCCTTCTTTCAAACAACCTAGTGCTCCTCCTCCTCTAAATCCTGTTCCTAGTTGGAGTTTACTAGTTGACAATTCCCTCTATGATCCTCCTTATCCTCATCAATCTCCTGTGCTTTCTCCTTCTACTTCTGTCTCACCGTCTCCTCCTTCTCAAACATCTGCCTCattcccttctcaaccatctacCTCCTCACACACTCCACCTGCTCCCAGAAGATCCAGTAGGACTCATATTCCTCCCGCTCACCTGAAACAATATGTTTGTAACCTTCCTCCATCCCTGTTTGGCCTTCATAGTTTAGTTAACACTGTTGAGATTGAGCCTGGCTCATATCAGCAGGCAGCATCCATTCCTGCATGGCAGGAGGCCATGTGGAAAGAATTTGAGGCCTTAGAGGCCAATCATACTTGGTCCATTGTTCAGCTGCCACCTGGTAAGAAACCCATAGATTGGTTGTTAGGGGTGACACCCAGGTTGAGGGTGTGGACTTCAATGAAATATTCTCACCTGATGTCAAATTTTTCACTATTAACTTCAACTTGA
- the LOC107765588 gene encoding uncharacterized protein At2g23090, whose product MGGGNGQKAKMAREKNAEKMKGQKGSQLEANKKAMSIQCKVCMQTFICTTSEVKCREHAEAKHPKADVYACFPHLKK is encoded by the exons ATGGGTGGAGGCAATGGCCAAAAGGCAAAGATGGCTCGTGAAAAGAACGCTGAAAAGATGAAAGGCCAAAAGG GAAGCCAGCTCGAGGCTAACAAGAAGGCCATGAGTATCCAG TGCAAGGTGTGTATGCAGACATTCATTTGCACCACTTCTGAAGTTAAGTGCAGAGAACATGCTGAAGCAAAACATCCCAAAGCTGATGTCTATGCATGTTTTCCTCATCTCAAGAAATGA